The following are encoded in a window of Novosphingobium sp. THN1 genomic DNA:
- the fumC gene encoding class II fumarate hydratase, with translation MQRIESDSLGEVRVPADAYWGAQTQRSIDNFPFGSMERMPLGIVHALGIIKQAAARVNRRHELDVRLANAIEQAAAEVASGKLDEHFPLVIWQTGSGTQTNMNANEVIAGRANEMLCGERGGKSPVHPNDHVNMGQSSNDTFPTALHVAAVEALNSALIPALDKLSGALAGCAIAWKDLVKIGRTHLQDATPLTLGQEFSGYAQQLRNAHDHLRHAELHLLRLAQGGTAVGTGLNAPEGFAEDIAAEIAVLTGKPFSTAPNKFEALASNDALVQLSATLSTLAVALTKIANDIRLLGSGPRSGIGELELPANEPGSSIMPGKVNPTQAEMLTMVCAQVIGNHQAVTVGGMQGHLELNVFKPMIGAAVLRSMHLLTVGMESFAKRCVEGIEPDRRRIAELVERSLMLVTALAPEIGYDNAAKIAKHAHEHDLSLRQAALALNLVDEATFDRLIRPQEMV, from the coding sequence ATGCAGCGTATCGAGAGCGACAGTCTGGGCGAAGTCCGGGTCCCGGCCGACGCCTACTGGGGTGCGCAGACACAACGCAGCATCGACAATTTTCCGTTCGGTTCCATGGAGCGGATGCCCTTGGGCATTGTGCATGCGCTGGGTATCATCAAGCAGGCAGCCGCCAGGGTAAATCGTCGGCATGAACTGGATGTCAGGCTCGCCAACGCCATAGAGCAGGCTGCTGCCGAAGTGGCCTCCGGAAAACTTGATGAGCACTTCCCGCTGGTGATCTGGCAGACCGGAAGCGGCACGCAAACGAACATGAACGCGAACGAGGTCATCGCCGGGCGCGCCAACGAGATGCTTTGCGGTGAACGCGGCGGCAAAAGTCCGGTGCACCCCAACGATCACGTGAATATGGGGCAGTCCTCGAACGACACCTTTCCCACCGCACTGCATGTGGCGGCGGTGGAAGCGCTGAATAGCGCGCTGATCCCGGCGCTGGACAAGCTTTCCGGTGCGCTTGCCGGTTGTGCGATTGCCTGGAAGGACCTGGTCAAGATCGGGCGCACCCACCTGCAGGATGCCACGCCTTTGACGCTTGGCCAGGAGTTTTCAGGCTACGCGCAGCAATTGCGCAATGCGCACGATCATCTACGGCACGCCGAACTTCACCTGCTTCGCCTGGCGCAGGGCGGCACCGCTGTTGGCACAGGCCTCAATGCACCGGAAGGATTTGCTGAGGACATTGCTGCGGAGATTGCGGTTCTGACGGGAAAGCCCTTCAGCACGGCGCCGAACAAGTTCGAGGCGCTCGCCTCCAATGATGCGCTGGTGCAACTATCGGCCACGCTTTCGACGTTGGCAGTTGCGCTGACCAAGATAGCCAACGACATCCGCCTGCTGGGCTCCGGTCCCCGATCCGGCATCGGGGAACTGGAGCTTCCGGCCAACGAGCCTGGCAGCTCAATCATGCCCGGCAAGGTCAACCCGACACAGGCCGAGATGCTGACGATGGTTTGCGCGCAGGTGATCGGGAACCACCAAGCCGTGACCGTTGGAGGAATGCAGGGGCATCTTGAACTCAATGTTTTCAAGCCGATGATCGGGGCAGCAGTGCTGCGCTCCATGCACCTGCTGACGGTCGGGATGGAAAGCTTTGCCAAGCGCTGTGTCGAGGGGATCGAACCCGATCGGCGGCGCATCGCAGAGCTTGTCGAACGCTCGCTCATGCTTGTGACCGCTCTCGCCCCCGAGATCGGCTACGACAACGCCGCCAAGATCGCCAAGCACGCCCATGAGCATGATCTGAGCTTGAGACAGGCGGCGCTAGCGCTAAATCTGGTAGACGAAGCGACTTTTGATCGCCTGATTCGTCCGCAAGAAATGGTGTGA
- a CDS encoding low affinity iron permease family protein, with product MEQAFTAIANRVSGWAGRPATFVIALAIIIGWGLSGPLFQWSDTWQLVVNTGTTIITFLMVFLIQNSQNRDAAAMQAKLDELIRAVDKAREGFVGIEHLTDDEICRLRSALEREVGASADKQGTANETVERLLDRT from the coding sequence GTGGAACAGGCTTTCACCGCCATCGCCAACCGGGTTTCCGGATGGGCCGGACGCCCCGCAACCTTCGTCATCGCGCTCGCCATCATCATCGGCTGGGGATTGAGCGGCCCGTTGTTCCAGTGGAGCGACACCTGGCAACTCGTCGTCAACACAGGCACCACGATCATCACATTCCTCATGGTTTTCCTGATCCAGAACAGCCAGAACCGCGACGCTGCCGCGATGCAGGCAAAGCTGGACGAGCTTATCCGCGCTGTCGACAAGGCTCGCGAAGGCTTTGTCGGCATCGAACATCTGACGGATGATGAAATCTGCCGACTGCGATCCGCGCTTGAACGCGAAGTTGGTGCATCAGCCGACAAGCAGGGTACAGCAAACGAGACAGTGGAGCGACTGCTCGACCGCACCTGA
- a CDS encoding DUF3008 family protein: MPAKSAAQQKAAGAALSAKRGETDKSDLKGASRSMEKSMTEKELEELAATRRKGKPEHVRKD; the protein is encoded by the coding sequence ATGCCAGCCAAATCAGCAGCCCAGCAGAAGGCCGCCGGCGCCGCACTATCGGCGAAGCGAGGCGAGACCGACAAGAGCGACCTCAAAGGGGCGTCACGATCGATGGAAAAATCGATGACCGAGAAGGAGTTGGAGGAGCTTGCCGCGACACGTCGCAAGGGTAAGCCAGAGCACGTGCGCAAGGACTGA
- a CDS encoding tetratricopeptide repeat-containing sulfotransferase family protein, whose product MAVGTSLRELLGAGRISEALAKAGEALQVDPRDVEAGFVAAVALAESGRVADALKAIGAVLKAEPENAEYLAQQARFFLLARREADALATARAAVAAGSSDPLVLDTIGCVFARLGAHDEALPLFETAVRSAPDVIEFQFNLGSTLGFFGRVDEAARAYEAILAREPGHGRAHLALAGLRRTSPETGLTRIAAALSQNPDPEEEVRLRYAAFQLHEAEGQLDAANAQLSLGNARHRANLGYQFETDQALFEIIRRTFVRDLPLMSDSRLDEAPIFVVGLPRTGTTLVDRILSSHAEVTSAGELQAMPLAVKQLSGTSSRLVLDPATVEASRGVSAQKLGELYLARARQNAGAAGPRFTDKFPLNFLYIGYILQALPRASIVCLRRGAMDSVWSNYKHLFALGSPYYRWSYDLMDTARYVLLFQRLMGFWRQRFPGRIHEVTYEWLVADQETETRKLLSHCGLEWDANCLEFHRNRAAVATPSAQQVRQPMNARSVGRWRDYEKHLGEVKNYFLVNGIPLD is encoded by the coding sequence ATGGCGGTGGGCACATCTTTGCGCGAGCTTCTGGGGGCAGGGCGAATTTCTGAGGCCTTGGCCAAGGCGGGAGAAGCGCTCCAGGTTGATCCCCGTGATGTGGAGGCGGGCTTTGTCGCCGCCGTCGCTCTGGCAGAGAGCGGGCGGGTGGCCGACGCGCTCAAGGCCATTGGTGCAGTGCTCAAGGCCGAACCCGAAAATGCCGAGTATCTTGCTCAACAGGCACGGTTTTTTCTGCTGGCACGGCGAGAGGCCGATGCCCTTGCCACGGCGCGGGCGGCTGTGGCTGCAGGAAGTTCAGATCCGCTGGTGCTGGATACCATCGGTTGCGTGTTTGCGCGGCTCGGGGCGCATGACGAGGCGTTGCCCCTGTTCGAAACAGCCGTAAGATCTGCCCCGGATGTCATTGAATTCCAGTTCAATCTTGGCAGCACCCTGGGATTCTTCGGCCGGGTTGACGAGGCGGCGCGGGCCTATGAAGCCATACTCGCGCGTGAGCCGGGGCATGGCCGGGCGCATCTTGCATTGGCGGGACTGCGCCGTACTTCCCCGGAGACAGGCCTCACCCGGATTGCCGCGGCCCTGTCGCAGAATCCCGACCCCGAAGAGGAAGTCAGGCTGCGCTACGCTGCTTTCCAACTCCACGAGGCAGAAGGGCAACTCGACGCGGCAAACGCGCAACTCTCCCTGGGCAACGCGAGGCACAGGGCCAACCTCGGCTACCAGTTCGAGACTGATCAGGCGCTGTTCGAGATCATCCGCCGCACCTTCGTTCGCGACCTGCCCTTGATGTCCGACAGTCGCCTCGACGAAGCACCGATCTTCGTCGTCGGCCTGCCTCGCACCGGGACGACGCTGGTTGACAGGATCCTCTCGTCACACGCGGAGGTGACTTCGGCCGGGGAGCTTCAGGCCATGCCGCTGGCGGTGAAGCAGTTGTCCGGGACATCATCGCGGCTGGTGCTCGATCCGGCGACGGTGGAGGCGAGCCGAGGCGTTTCGGCGCAGAAGCTGGGGGAGCTTTATCTCGCCCGGGCACGCCAGAACGCCGGGGCCGCCGGCCCTCGGTTCACCGACAAGTTTCCGCTGAATTTCCTGTATATCGGATACATTCTTCAGGCGCTGCCGCGCGCGAGCATCGTCTGCCTGCGGCGTGGGGCGATGGACAGTGTGTGGAGCAACTACAAGCACCTGTTCGCGCTCGGCTCGCCCTACTATCGCTGGTCCTACGACCTGATGGACACGGCGCGCTATGTGCTGCTGTTCCAGCGCCTGATGGGGTTCTGGCGTCAGCGTTTTCCGGGCCGAATTCATGAAGTTACCTATGAATGGCTGGTGGCGGACCAAGAGACGGAAACCCGCAAGCTGCTGAGTCACTGCGGGCTGGAATGGGATGCGAACTGCCTGGAATTTCACCGCAATCGCGCTGCGGTTGCCACGCCGAGCGCGCAGCAGGTGCGCCAGCCGATGAATGCACGCTCTGTCGGTCGCTGGCGCGATTACGAGAAGCACCTTGGCGAGGTGAAGAACTACTTCCTCGTCAACGGCATTCCGCTCGACTGA
- a CDS encoding TonB-dependent receptor → MTFSLKRAALLSASALASIAALPAVAQEAPAPDSAEAAEAGGAGNEIIVTATRRAVSLQNAPINISAVTAESLKDQRVDDVRSLAAFTPGVTIQDTGPRSTGSIVMRGLSASDSSTFGANGDNTLATYLGEIPLYQDFKFIDMNRVEVQLGPQGTLYGLGTLAGAIRYIPNRPDPDRWEGLFHARVYDVAHAKDPGFVVDGVVNVPIIPGKVAFRSATGYYNDPGFMDYIYLLKQPGVSNPQPARPGTFFGPIGTPQQIADNFYTYADANFEHTFTSRNQLGLYPFDGLKVTLSYVRQQTDTNGRQANGGGVFGTGKYEAPWRYLEPAKRTTDLYAAEIEAELGDIAQLVSATAFTRQKFKSSVDVTDLLLDLDYDYELFPAFSGYTRSNGENEQFNQEVRLVSTHGGPFSWVLGGFYNRLKTNSDYREIVPGYPAWAGINRPDEVEYASFVRTDTKEKAVFGELTFQPIDALTLTAGGRYFNYDAYVIGGQALPLFQPFPNINFRSREGDTGKSGSVWKFNGSYKFSPDLMVYATYSKGYRIGGVNRVAPCVLPLPPGQNLCALPNELSYQPDTTKNKEIGIRASLFDGKLRTTLALFHIDWDGIQLDGLTENGAIGITVNGGKAVSKGVEFSFNARPFEGFSVQGNWSYTDAYLTEAVPALLKTRGGEFDALPGDRLPGSTKVSGSLGLNYEFPVGEDQMTLSWTSSFTGNIFTRVGARAGGEILPSYTTHRASIAYRLDETLEFRVYADNIFDKYAVVSVSNDLSRRIVNDGVVSRYYANSVLSPRKVGIEMTKNF, encoded by the coding sequence ATGACGTTTTCCCTGAAGCGCGCAGCGCTCCTCTCGGCCAGCGCACTGGCCAGCATCGCGGCTCTTCCTGCTGTCGCACAGGAAGCCCCGGCCCCCGACAGCGCGGAAGCCGCAGAGGCCGGTGGTGCCGGCAACGAAATCATCGTCACCGCCACGCGCCGTGCGGTCTCGCTTCAGAATGCGCCAATCAACATCTCCGCCGTCACCGCGGAAAGCCTCAAGGACCAGCGCGTCGACGACGTCCGATCGCTCGCGGCCTTCACGCCAGGCGTCACGATCCAGGATACCGGCCCGCGTTCGACCGGCAGCATCGTCATGCGCGGTCTTTCGGCCAGCGACAGCAGCACTTTCGGCGCCAATGGTGACAACACCCTCGCCACCTACCTTGGTGAAATCCCGCTCTACCAAGACTTCAAGTTCATCGACATGAACCGCGTCGAAGTCCAGCTCGGGCCGCAAGGCACGCTCTACGGCCTCGGCACTCTCGCAGGCGCCATCCGCTACATTCCCAACCGTCCTGACCCGGACCGCTGGGAAGGATTGTTCCACGCCCGCGTCTATGACGTCGCCCATGCCAAAGATCCCGGCTTCGTCGTCGATGGCGTGGTCAACGTTCCGATCATTCCGGGCAAGGTCGCCTTCCGCTCCGCTACCGGCTACTACAACGATCCGGGCTTCATGGACTACATCTACCTGCTCAAGCAGCCGGGCGTGTCCAATCCCCAGCCTGCCCGGCCCGGCACTTTCTTTGGCCCCATCGGCACGCCGCAGCAGATCGCTGACAACTTCTACACTTACGCCGACGCCAACTTCGAGCACACCTTCACCAGCCGCAACCAGCTGGGTCTCTATCCCTTCGATGGCCTGAAAGTGACGCTCAGCTACGTCCGCCAGCAGACCGACACCAATGGTCGGCAAGCGAACGGCGGCGGGGTATTCGGCACCGGCAAGTACGAAGCCCCATGGCGCTATCTCGAGCCGGCCAAGCGCACGACTGACCTCTATGCCGCTGAAATAGAAGCGGAACTGGGTGACATCGCCCAGCTCGTTTCCGCCACCGCCTTCACTCGTCAGAAATTCAAGAGCTCGGTCGACGTTACCGACCTGCTTCTCGATCTCGATTACGACTACGAACTGTTCCCCGCCTTCTCGGGCTATACCCGCTCGAACGGCGAGAATGAGCAGTTCAACCAGGAAGTCCGCCTGGTCTCCACCCACGGCGGTCCGTTCAGCTGGGTGCTCGGCGGCTTCTACAATCGCTTGAAGACCAACTCAGACTACCGCGAAATCGTCCCCGGCTATCCCGCCTGGGCCGGGATAAACCGTCCTGACGAAGTCGAATACGCATCCTTCGTCCGCACCGACACCAAGGAAAAGGCTGTATTTGGTGAACTCACTTTCCAGCCGATCGACGCCCTTACGCTGACTGCAGGCGGTCGCTACTTCAACTATGACGCCTACGTGATCGGTGGCCAGGCACTCCCGCTGTTCCAGCCTTTCCCCAATATCAACTTCCGCTCGCGCGAAGGCGATACCGGCAAGAGCGGCAGCGTCTGGAAGTTCAACGGTTCGTACAAGTTCTCGCCTGATCTCATGGTCTACGCGACCTACAGCAAGGGCTATCGCATCGGTGGCGTCAACCGCGTCGCTCCTTGCGTCCTGCCCCTGCCACCGGGCCAGAACCTCTGCGCTCTTCCGAACGAGCTGTCCTACCAACCAGATACCACCAAGAACAAGGAAATCGGCATCCGCGCCAGCCTGTTCGATGGCAAGCTGCGCACCACGCTTGCGCTGTTCCACATTGATTGGGACGGTATCCAGCTGGATGGCCTGACCGAGAACGGCGCCATTGGCATCACCGTCAACGGCGGCAAGGCCGTATCGAAGGGCGTCGAGTTCTCGTTCAATGCCCGCCCCTTCGAAGGGTTCAGCGTACAGGGCAACTGGTCCTACACCGATGCTTACCTGACGGAAGCCGTACCTGCCTTGCTCAAGACCCGGGGTGGCGAATTCGATGCCCTGCCCGGAGATCGCCTGCCCGGCTCGACCAAGGTTTCCGGCTCTCTCGGCCTCAATTACGAGTTCCCGGTCGGCGAAGACCAGATGACGCTGAGCTGGACCTCCAGCTTCACCGGCAACATCTTCACCCGCGTCGGAGCGCGTGCCGGCGGCGAGATCCTGCCCTCCTACACCACGCACCGCGCCTCGATCGCCTACCGTCTCGACGAGACGCTTGAGTTCCGCGTCTACGCCGACAACATCTTCGACAAGTACGCCGTGGTCTCGGTCTCGAACGACTTGTCGCGCCGCATTGTAAACGATGGCGTCGTCTCGCGCTATTACGCCAACTCGGTGCTCAGCCCGCGCAAGGTCGGCATCGAAATGACCAAGAACTTCTGA
- a CDS encoding ATP-binding protein: MERARLDSAGRAAASGMSRSTTIVPERRSYNQWAAVQTLDDFAHRHTGAEARQGPASRVVAAALGTSSSLVYEAIGAAITLLYGLKVGIAAIVSGCLILFLIGLPITLNAARRGIDVDLISRGNGFGYLGSTISTLIYATFTFLLLALEASILANALRQATGLPLELGYFVSTFVVVPLAIQGMRFIARFQAWTQPLWIALQLVPVAYIAWNIGDVGEVWSGFNGVYAPRSDLVSFGFALSVMLSLLPRIGEQAGHLRFLPPPEQIGAKRWWSAVLLGGSGWVVIGGLKMAIGGVLAAWAVGRGIAPDAAESVSRIHVQAFAAIAGSRELGVLLVLLFAVVCQTRANLTNAFAGSVAWSNLFARLTQGYSSRHVWLLFNVGLAAMLLFFGITRSFDVVMILYASLAASWIGPLGADLVVSWALRLKPDQPEFQRAYLYDVNPVGIGSMLLSLIASAVCQLGFAGEVAQAFSPVIGLVVACLAAPLLAALTHGRYYLARKRVAGAPARVVCVICENTFERADTAHCPFYSGAICSLCCTLETRCHDACKQGSRATEQFTNIAERLLPRVLARHVHTTTGHFVGVAGAFTLANMLVLGLIGREYARYYPALSTHVWSILFAVFLVFFFMSGVGSWFIVLAHESRRAALDETRRHLAELEQEIVAHEATDAALQKAREVAENANAAKSRYLVSVSHEIRSPLNSIYGYAQLLERGSDLNPGEVGKVICRSSEHLSNLVDGLLDIAQVEAGVLRLSRDTIRLPAFVEQIANMFRPQAQAKGLTFRLETPKQLPEFVRGDQKRLRQVLINLISNAIKFTPAGAVTFRIGWRGEIATFEVIDTGIGIAPEDMDRIFGAFERGNSNSVAGQPGIGLGLAITSTLVHVMGGDLTVDSTLGEGTRFALRLMLSRPVTQPVQSHRADVIIGYEGERRRVLVVDDDAAQASVIENLLRPLGFVVTGARDGDTAIALAAATRPDIVFMDISMPGKTGWETAAVLRAAHGGSLRIVMVSADAHQFRRGGDGHDAHDMFLTKPIELDSLLDALSWQLDLTWTVQDGSPRKSAPASTVELHLPAAALPFVPEIESLARIGNVRAIQTRLSELEDAVPDAARFVAHLRSSLECFDFKGLREALRRGVVHVQ; encoded by the coding sequence ATGGAACGAGCCAGGCTGGATTCTGCGGGGCGAGCGGCTGCATCGGGCATGTCGCGCTCCACCACGATCGTTCCCGAGCGCCGATCTTACAACCAGTGGGCGGCAGTCCAGACGCTTGATGACTTCGCGCATCGCCATACCGGCGCGGAAGCACGACAGGGGCCGGCCTCACGCGTGGTGGCTGCGGCGCTGGGGACCAGTTCGTCGCTGGTCTACGAGGCAATCGGGGCCGCGATCACCCTGCTCTACGGGCTCAAGGTCGGCATTGCGGCGATTGTCTCCGGTTGCCTGATCCTGTTCCTGATCGGGCTTCCGATAACCCTGAATGCTGCGCGGCGAGGGATTGACGTCGATCTGATCTCGCGCGGGAACGGCTTTGGCTATCTCGGTTCGACCATCAGCACGCTGATCTACGCCACTTTCACTTTCCTGTTGCTCGCGCTTGAGGCGAGCATTCTGGCCAATGCGCTGCGGCAGGCGACGGGCTTGCCGCTGGAACTCGGGTACTTCGTTTCGACGTTTGTCGTGGTGCCGCTGGCCATCCAGGGCATGCGTTTCATCGCCCGCTTCCAGGCGTGGACGCAGCCCCTGTGGATTGCGCTGCAACTTGTGCCGGTTGCCTACATTGCCTGGAACATCGGCGACGTGGGAGAGGTATGGAGCGGGTTCAACGGGGTCTATGCGCCACGCTCTGACCTTGTTTCGTTCGGCTTTGCGCTTTCGGTCATGCTGTCGCTGCTGCCGCGGATCGGCGAGCAGGCCGGGCATCTTCGCTTCCTGCCCCCGCCGGAGCAGATCGGGGCGAAGCGGTGGTGGAGCGCGGTGCTGCTTGGCGGTTCGGGCTGGGTTGTCATTGGCGGCCTGAAAATGGCGATCGGCGGAGTGCTGGCGGCTTGGGCGGTTGGCCGGGGGATTGCGCCCGATGCTGCGGAATCAGTCAGTCGCATCCATGTGCAGGCCTTCGCCGCGATCGCAGGAAGCCGCGAGCTGGGGGTGCTGCTGGTGCTGCTGTTCGCAGTAGTCTGCCAGACGCGCGCCAACCTGACCAACGCCTTTGCCGGTTCGGTGGCATGGTCAAACCTGTTTGCGCGGCTGACGCAAGGGTACTCCTCGCGGCACGTCTGGCTGCTGTTCAATGTCGGACTTGCAGCCATGCTGCTGTTCTTCGGCATTACCCGTTCGTTCGACGTGGTGATGATCCTTTACGCAAGCCTTGCGGCGAGCTGGATCGGGCCACTTGGCGCGGACCTGGTGGTATCATGGGCTTTGCGGCTCAAGCCGGACCAACCGGAGTTTCAGCGGGCCTATCTTTATGACGTGAACCCGGTCGGCATCGGCTCCATGCTGCTTTCGCTGATCGCATCGGCGGTGTGCCAGCTGGGGTTTGCGGGGGAGGTGGCGCAGGCCTTTTCGCCGGTGATCGGGCTGGTCGTGGCTTGCCTTGCCGCGCCGCTGCTCGCTGCGCTTACGCATGGGCGCTATTACCTTGCTCGCAAGAGAGTGGCCGGGGCTCCGGCGCGGGTCGTCTGCGTGATTTGCGAGAATACGTTCGAGCGAGCCGATACCGCGCATTGTCCGTTCTATTCAGGCGCGATCTGTTCGCTGTGCTGCACTCTGGAGACGCGCTGCCACGACGCTTGCAAGCAGGGTTCCCGCGCCACGGAACAGTTCACCAACATCGCCGAGCGCCTGCTGCCGCGCGTCCTGGCGCGCCATGTCCATACCACGACCGGGCATTTTGTGGGGGTGGCAGGCGCCTTCACGCTGGCCAACATGCTGGTGCTGGGGCTGATCGGGCGCGAGTATGCGCGATACTATCCGGCGCTTTCGACCCATGTCTGGTCGATCCTGTTTGCGGTGTTCCTGGTGTTCTTCTTCATGTCGGGCGTGGGCTCGTGGTTCATCGTGCTGGCGCATGAAAGCCGGCGTGCCGCGCTGGACGAGACGCGGCGGCATCTGGCGGAACTGGAGCAGGAAATCGTCGCGCATGAAGCGACCGACGCTGCGCTGCAGAAGGCGCGCGAGGTGGCCGAGAACGCCAATGCCGCCAAGAGCCGCTATCTCGTTTCGGTGAGCCATGAAATACGCTCGCCGCTCAATTCGATCTATGGCTATGCGCAATTGCTGGAGCGGGGGAGCGACCTCAACCCGGGCGAGGTGGGCAAGGTCATCTGCCGGTCGAGCGAGCACCTCTCGAACCTGGTCGACGGGCTGCTGGATATTGCGCAGGTCGAGGCGGGCGTGCTGCGGCTGTCGCGCGATACGATCCGGCTGCCGGCGTTCGTCGAGCAGATCGCCAACATGTTCCGCCCGCAGGCGCAGGCCAAGGGGCTGACGTTCCGGCTGGAGACGCCCAAGCAGTTGCCCGAGTTCGTGCGGGGCGACCAGAAGCGGTTGCGGCAGGTGCTGATCAACCTGATCTCGAATGCGATCAAGTTCACGCCGGCAGGCGCGGTGACGTTCCGCATCGGCTGGCGCGGCGAGATCGCGACGTTCGAGGTGATCGACACCGGCATCGGCATTGCGCCCGAGGACATGGACCGCATCTTCGGCGCGTTCGAGCGGGGAAACAGCAATTCCGTGGCAGGGCAGCCGGGGATCGGTCTTGGCCTCGCGATCACCTCGACGCTGGTCCATGTGATGGGTGGGGACCTGACGGTCGACAGCACGCTCGGCGAGGGCACGCGGTTTGCGCTGCGGCTGATGCTTTCGCGGCCGGTGACGCAACCGGTGCAGAGCCATCGCGCGGACGTGATCATCGGCTACGAAGGCGAGCGGCGGCGGGTGCTGGTGGTGGACGACGATGCAGCGCAGGCCTCGGTCATCGAGAACCTGCTGCGCCCGCTGGGCTTCGTGGTGACCGGTGCGCGCGACGGGGACACGGCGATAGCGCTGGCGGCGGCGACGCGGCCGGACATCGTGTTCATGGACATTTCGATGCCCGGCAAGACTGGCTGGGAGACCGCCGCCGTGCTGCGGGCGGCGCATGGCGGCTCCTTGCGGATCGTCATGGTTTCGGCCGACGCGCACCAGTTCAGGCGGGGTGGCGATGGACACGATGCGCACGACATGTTCCTGACCAAGCCGATCGAGCTCGACAGCCTGCTCGATGCGCTTTCATGGCAGCTGGACCTTACCTGGACAGTGCAGGACGGCAGCCCGCGAAAATCGGCCCCGGCCTCGACGGTCGAGCTGCACCTGCCAGCTGCCGCACTGCCCTTCGTACCTGAAATCGAGAGCCTCGCGCGGATTGGCAATGTCCGTGCGATCCAGACCCGTCTTTCCGAACTTGAGGATGCCGTCCCCGATGCAGCCCGCTTCGTCGCACACCTTCGTTCCAGTCTCGAATGCTTCGATTTCAAGGGCCTGCGCGAAGCCCTCCGACGAGGCGTCGTCCATGTTCAATGA
- a CDS encoding DNA-binding response regulator: MFNDAIAGQAGRDTVLVVDDNPESLHFLIDTIERAGMTVLIATNGENALELLEHVAPDLILIDAIMPGLDGFDTTRAIKKQPRLADIPVIFMTGLTETEHAVRALDAGGVDYVRKPIAIEELLARMRVHLAGARVSQAGRSALDATGRHLFAVDRAGQLLWATPQVEHLMSSMGGGDRLPPDFAGPVARLISQRDNPDATLRFEAGAQVIELVLVGPVRRDDGEGREVLVRLNLIREGADLERLRDRYGLTQREAEVLLWISYGKPNRVISEILGISPRTVNKHLEQVFEKLGVETRAAAAAFAVRTIA, translated from the coding sequence ATGTTCAATGATGCGATTGCCGGGCAGGCAGGGCGCGACACGGTGCTGGTCGTCGATGACAATCCTGAGTCCCTGCATTTCCTGATCGACACGATCGAGCGTGCCGGAATGACCGTGCTGATCGCCACGAATGGCGAGAATGCGCTGGAACTGCTGGAACATGTCGCGCCGGACCTGATCCTGATCGACGCGATCATGCCGGGGTTGGATGGGTTCGACACGACGCGCGCGATCAAGAAGCAGCCGCGCCTGGCCGACATCCCGGTGATCTTCATGACCGGCCTTACCGAGACTGAGCATGCGGTTCGGGCGCTGGACGCAGGCGGCGTGGACTATGTCCGCAAACCCATCGCGATCGAGGAGCTGCTGGCACGGATGCGGGTGCATCTTGCGGGTGCGCGGGTTTCGCAGGCGGGGCGGTCCGCGCTCGATGCCACGGGGCGGCACCTGTTTGCCGTGGACCGTGCGGGGCAACTGCTCTGGGCAACGCCGCAGGTGGAGCACCTGATGTCCAGCATGGGCGGCGGGGACCGCCTGCCGCCGGACTTTGCCGGGCCGGTTGCCCGCCTGATTTCGCAGCGCGACAATCCGGATGCAACCCTGCGTTTCGAGGCGGGGGCGCAAGTCATTGAACTGGTTCTTGTCGGACCAGTGCGTCGCGACGACGGCGAGGGGCGCGAAGTGCTGGTGCGGTTGAACCTGATCCGCGAAGGGGCCGACCTGGAGCGCCTGCGCGACCGTTATGGCCTGACCCAGCGCGAGGCCGAGGTGCTGCTGTGGATCAGTTATGGCAAGCCCAACCGCGTGATCAGCGAGATCCTGGGGATCAGCCCGCGCACGGTAAACAAGCATCTTGAGCAGGTTTTCGAGAAGTTGGGCGTCGAGACACGCGCGGCGGCGGCGGCTTTCGCGGTGCGGACGATTGCCTGA